The genomic region CCCGAACACCCACCAGCACATGGTGACCTACGGTATTGGTCTCGGTGTATTCGGCCGGTACACCCCGGACTACGCGTTCGGCGAGATCGGCAAGACATCCGGCTCCCTGGTCTGGCCGGATCCATTCGATGCAAGCAATCCTTCGGCAAAGATCGACGACCTGCTGCATGCGGCCGTCAATTCGCGCGGTGACTTCTTCAGCGCCGGCGATCCGGAAACGTTTGCGGAAGAGCTGACGAAGACTCTTTCCAGTATCATCGAACGCACCGCCTCCGGCTCGAACGTGGCGGCCAACAGCGTGGCCCTGCGCGACGAGACCCGTATCTTCCAGGCCAGCTACGTCGGTGGGCAATGGACCGGTCAGCTGGCGTCCTACCCGATCACCGCGAATGGTGTGTCCGCCACGCCTTCGTGGCGTGCCAGCGATCCAGGCAAGATCAAGCCCCATACCGCGCGGCGCGACCGCGTGTTCACGCCAGGAGGCACCTTCCATGGGCAGCGTGGCGATGCGCTGGGCAGTGTCGACGGCCACGGGGTTGCCGATTACTTGCTGGGCGACCGTTCCGGCGAGCGCAGCAATGACGGGCCGTTCCGCAACCGCAACACGGTGCTGGGCGACATCATCCATTCCTCGCCGGCGTTCTCGTCCGAAACAGCGACGCCTGCCCTTTTTGTCGGTGCCAATGACGGCATGTTGCATGCCTTCCACGCGGAGAATGGTGAAGAGCTGTTCGCCTATGTACCGGGCCCTAACCTCATTAGCAACGACAAGCTGAAGAAGCTGTCGGATCCCGATTACAGTCACGAATACTATGTGGACGGCCCGGTCACTGTGTCGACCCAAGCCAAGACGCCTAACAAAAACCTGTTGGTAGGCACGCTGGGCCGCGGTGGTCGTGGTGTATTTGCCCTTGATGTTTCCAGCCCGTCGACGTTCACTGCTGCCAATGTGCTATGGGAAGCTTCATCTACCAGCGCGCCTACCGGATGGACGGCCCAGGACCGTGCCGATCTGGGTTTGATCCTGAGCCGGCCCCTGATCGTGCGCACCAATGCGCGGACCGGCAATCAGAACAGCAACCTGCGCCCGGCAATGGCGATATTCGGCAATGGACTCAACAGCGAGAGCGGAAACGCCACTCTCTTTGCGGTCGATGCCGAAACCGGCCAGATGATGTGGAGTCTCCCGGTCGACACCACGGGAGACAACGGCATCACCAGCATCCAGGCCTGGGACGAGGACGGTGACGGTATCCACGACTATGTCTTCGCCGCCGACCTTAAGGGCAATGTCTGGAAGTTCGATCTCGACTACCACGATCCGGGCAAGTGGGGCCTGGCCGACGGCGGCCAGATCCAGGGGCAGGTGCGGCGGGCTGCTGGTGGCAACCCCCTGGTGGCTACCGGTCGGCCGATCACCGGTGGCCTGCAGATCGCCTTCGATCCGATGACCTACGAACGCTGGGTTTTCTTCGGCACCGGCAAGTACCTGGAGCAATCGGACACCACCAGCACGGGCCAGCAGCGTTGGTACGGAATCAAGGACACTGGCAGCCGGATCACAGGCGATGCCCTGTTGACCGAGCGCAAGATCGAGATTGTTGGCAGTCATGGCGGACGCAAGGTCCGTGCGTTCGAGCCGCATGCGCCGTTGCCCGATGACAGCCGCGGCTGGTACGTGAACCTCGAGGCTCCCGCGCCGCCAGCGGTTACGCCCCCGTCCGAGCGCATGGTGTCCGATCCGCTGATGGTCGGCCGTGTCCTGGTGACCGCCAGCATCCTGCCGGATTCGGATCCCTGCAAGGCCGGTGGCACCGGTTACATGAATGCCATCGATGCCTTCACCGGCACCAGCGTCCGGGCATCGTTCTTCGATGTGAACGGCAATGGCAGCTTCGACGACGACGTGCTGGGCGTTGGCGACAGCAGCAGGCCGATCGGTTCGGTTGATCTGGACATCGCCATGCCGACCTCGCCCACCGTGGTCGAGAGCCTGCTGGTGGCCGGCGGTTCACTGGGCACTACCGGTTCCGTTGGCATCAATCCCCAGGTCATCAAAGGCCGAATCTCTTGGCGCGAAATCATTGGAGACTGATCGATGACCCGTATCCATCATGCCAGGCGCCAGCCGCGCCGCCCGTTGTCCCAGATGCGCGGCTTCACCCTGATCGAACTGATGATCGTTGTGGGGATCATCGCGATCCTTGCCGCGATCGCTTATCCGAGCTATCAGGAACACATCATCAAGACGCGACGCAGCGCGGGTGCGGGCTGTCTGTTGGAGATGGCGCAGTTCATGGAGCGCTACTACACCACCAACATGACTTATGCCGCCGCAGAATTGCCGCAGACAGCCTGCCGTTTCGATACGGATGACCACTATGACTATGCAGTCAATGTGGGAGGGGCAAACGCCTTCAGCATTACTGCCACGGCAAAGGGGGCGCAGGAGAAGGATTCCAAGTGCGGAGACCTGTCGGTCAACCAGGCCGGCGCGAAATCGGTGACCGGCACCTATAGCGCCAGCGAGTGCTTCTGAATACGGCTGTTCAAAGCGCAGCCGATGCAAACAGAAAGGCCCGCGCGATGCGCGGGCCTTTCTGTTTGCAGATCTGGCGCCCGAAGTTGGACTCGAACCAACGACCCCCTGATTAACAGTCAAGTGCTCTAACCAGCTGAGCTATTCGGGCGGGGACGGGCATTGTAAAGCCTGGCGGGGACGGGTCAAGCCCTCCAGGGTCGGATATGGTGGTTGCCGGGGGCCTGTTCAGACGGAGCAGGGCGTCCCTTCGGGCGGGGTTTCGGTGCGCGTCCGGCCGGCGTTGTTGACGATCAATCTGGCGAGCAGGCGGCCATCGGACGAGCAGAGGCGGACTGTCTGGTTGTAGCCGGCGGACCAGCCATGCGGCGAGAAGCGAAGCCGCTGGCGCCCGACGGTGCCCAGGACCGCGATGCCGCTGCCGAGCCCGTCGGAGGCCTCCAGTACCTTGCTGTCGTCCAGTGGGCTGGATGTACGCTGTGGATCGGCATACACGATCCAGCCTTCGCTCCAGTCGCTGTCGCCGCGGCAACTACGACCGTCGTGGCTGGGGCAGGCGGTGATCGGGATACCGAGGCGCACCGCCGAGATCCGCGCCAGCGCCAGCGAGCTGGTCAGGCGGTGCAAGGCGCTGGTCTTGCGGCTGTGCTCGGCGATCCGGCCGAAGGCGGGCGTGGCCAGGCTGAGCAGGATGGCCAGCACCGCGACTGTCGCCACCAGTTCCACCAGGGTGAATCCGTCTGCATTCCGTCGCATTTCGAAGACTCCATCCGGGAGATGAAGGCATCATCCCGGCGGGCGCGACGACGGGGCATCGGCATCACGGATGGGGATGGGTAGGAAAACCGCCCGTCGTCCCCATCCTTTTGTCCGACTACACTCACAGGATTCGTCGTTTCCGTGTCCTTGCCGTCATCCACACATGACGCTTCAAAGCAGCCGGATGGCTGATCGGGCGGAGACGATGAGTTCGGCAGACTTCCGCAACGACCACGGCTCCCCCCAATGACCGATCCCCACAGCATCGCCACCCTCCGCGACCCGGACGAAGCCTCGGCCCCGGCCCGCTTCCGGCTGGTGTCACCGTACTCCCCGGCCGGCGATCAGCCGCAGGCGATCGAGCGGCTGGTGGCGGGCTTCGAGGGTGGACTGGCGCACCAGACCCTGCTTGGCGTGACCGGCTCGGGCAAGACCTACACCATCGCCAACGTGGTCCAGCAGGTGCAGAAGCCGACCCTGGTGATGGCGCCCAACAAGACCCTGGCGGCGCAGCTGTACGGCGAGTTCAAGGCATTCTTCCCGGACAACGCGGTCGAATACTTCGTCAGCTACTACGACTACTACCAGCCCGAAGCCTACGTTCCGTCGTCCGACACCTTCATCGAGAAGGACAGCTCGGTGAACGAGCACATCGAGCAGATGCGGCTGTCGGCGACCAAGGCGCTGCTGTCGCGGCGTGACGCAATCATCGTCTGCACGGTGTCGGCGATCTACGGCCTCGGCGACCCGAACGAATACTTCCGCATGGTCCTGCACATGGTCCGCGGCGAGCGCATCGACCAACGCGAGCTGATCCGTCGCCTGACCGAGATGCAATACACCCGCAACGACACCGAACTGCGCCGCGGCACCTATCGGGTGCGCGGCGAGGTGATCGACGTGCATCCGGCCGAAAGCGACGATGAGGCGTTGCGGATCGAGCTGTTCGACGGCGAGATCGAGCAGCTGACCCTGTTCGATCCGCTCACCGGCGAGACCCGCGACAAGCTGCAGCGCTACACGATCTATCCCGGCTCGCACTACGTCACCACCCGGCGCACCGTGCTCGACGCGATCAACACCATCAAGGAAGAACTGCGCGAGCGCCTGGAGCAGCTGTATGCGGCCAACAAGCTGGTCGAGGCGCAGCGGCTGGCCCAGCGCACCCAGTTCGACCTGGAGATGCTGGCCGAGGTCGGCTACTGCAATGGGGTGGAGAACTACTCACGGCACCTGACCGGGCACATGCCCGGCGAGCCGCCGCCGTGCCTGTTCGACTATCTGCCGCCGGACGCGCTGCTGGTGATCGACGAGTCGCACGTGACCGTCCCGCAGGTCGGCGCGATGTACAAGGGCGACCGCTCGCGCAAGGAAACCCTGGTCGAGTTCGGCTTCCGCCTGCCCTCGGCGCTGGACAACCGGCCGTTGAAGTTCGAGGAGTGGGAAGGGCGCTCGCCGCGCGCCATCTTCGTATCGGCCACGCCGGGCCCGTACGAGCTGAGGCATTCCGGCGATGAGGTGATCGAACTGGTGGTGCGCCCGACCGGCCTGATCGATCCCCAGGTCGAGATCCGCCCGGTGGCGACCCAGGTCGACGACGTGCTCGGCGAGATCACCGAGCGGGTCTCATGGGGCGACCGCGTGCTGATCACCACCCTGACCAAGCGCATGGCCGAGAACCTGACCGAATACCTTGGCGAGCACGGCGTGCGCGTACGCTATCTGCACTCGGACATCGACACCGTCGAGCGCGTGGAGATCATCCGCGACCTGCGGCTGGGCAAGTTCGACGTGCTGGTCGGCATCAACCTGCTGCGCGAGGGCCTGGACATGCCGGAGGTGTCGCTGGTGGCGATCCTCGATGCCGACAAGGAAGGCTTCCTGCGCTCTGCCGGCTCGCTGATCCAGACCATCGGCCGCGCCGCCCGCAATGTCCGCGGCAAGGCGATCCTGTACGCGGATCGGATCACCAAGTCGATGAAGGCCGCGATCGACGAGACCGACCGCCGTCGCCAGAAGCAGGTCGAGTACAACGAAGAACACGGCATCACCCCGCAATCGGTCAACAAGGCCGTGGCTGACGTCATGCAAGGCGCGCGGACCGAGCCCGATGCCGCCCGTTCCCGCGGCCGTGGCCGCCGGGTCGCCGAGGAGACTCCGGACTACGCCACGATGGAACCGAAGCAGGTCGCCGCCCGGATCAAGGAGCTGGAGCAGAAGATGTACCAGCACGCCCGCGACCTGGAGTTCGAACAGGCCGCCGCCGTGCGCGACGAGGTGCACCGGTTGAAGGAGCAGGGCTTCGCCGGATAGTGAGGACGGTTTCCGTAGCCCGGGTAAGCGGAGCGCACCCGGGTCCGGCGCGGGCCATCGCGGTCCGCAAAAACGAAGGCCCCGGCAGCAAGCCGGGGCCTTCGTCGTGAATCTGGTGGGCGGTACAGGGTTCGAACCTGTGACCCCTACCATGTCAAGGTAGTGCTCTACCGCTGAGCTAACCGCCCTTTGCCGGCTGAAAACCTCCCGGCGAAGGGCGCGCAGTGTAGCCTGTCCGTCGCGCGTCGGCAACAGTCGCGGACGTGGGCGCGGTTCACGGGCGCAGCCGCAACGCGTGCAGGCGTTCATAGGCCGGGCGGCAGGCCTCGGCGACCTCCCGGGCGTGGCCGGTGAGATGAGTGTCGCGCGACTGCGGCCTCTCGAATCCGGTGGACTTCCAGACCGCGTCGTACCAGTACGGCGCCCATACGCCGTCGCTGTCTCGCGGACCGGCGGGCCAGTGCAGCATCCGCTGTGTGAATCCGATCCCGAGCAGGCCGCAGAGGGCGCGCAGGTGGGCCTCCGGATCACGCAGGAAATCGCCGGCGTCGATCACCGGCGGCGGCGTGCCCGCGTCGGCGAGGGCGTCGTACAGCTCGACCTGCTGCAACAGGCCGATGTCCTCCGGTGCGACGGTCGCGCGGGACCTGAGGTACGAGGCGACCACTTCGGCCGGATCGCGGATCAGGAAGACATTTATGAGCCCGTGGATCCAGTCGCGATCCATGCCGGGCAGCAGGTGGTGGCTCATGTGCTTCTGGTACCAGAGCGGGGTATTGCCCGGAACCGGCCCGGTCAGGGTCTGGGCGACCTGCCGCCAGTCGCTCTCGCCGGCGGCGATCACCTCGTCGCGCCCTGGGTGGTCGAGCCCGGTCATGGCGAGGTAGGCGGCATACAGAGGTTCGTCGCTGACCACGCAGTCCTCGCGGTTCTCCCATGCCCGCATCATCGCAGTGGAGATGTTGCGCGGACCGCTCCACATCGCGATGCGAAGCGCGCTCATGCGAGTCGTTCCCCGGCCCGGAAGGCGATGTCGCGCGCCACCAGGTCGCGGTAGAGATCCTGCAGTCGCGCGACCATCGGCCCGGGGGTGCCGTCGCCCATCACGCGGCCGTCGATCTGGCGCACCGGGACCACGCCGGCGAAGGTGCCGGTGACGAAGGCCTCGTCGGCGCCGTAGACCTCGGTCAGGCTGAAGTTCTTCTCGAATGCGGGGATGCCTGCCTCGTGGCAGGCGCGCAGCACGTTCGCGCGGGTGATGCCGCCCAGGCAATAGTCCCCGCTCGAGGTCCACACCTCGCCCTTGCGGACGATGAAGAAGTGGGTCGAATTGCAGGTGGCGACAAAGCCGTGGGGATCGAGCATCAGGGCCTCGTCGGCGCCGGCCTCGGTGGCCTGGATGCACGCGGTGATGCAATTGAGCTTGCTGTGGCTGTTGAGCTTGGGGTCCTGCACGTCCGGGTAGCCACGCCGCACGTGCACGGTGAACAGCTTCAGCCCTGTTTCGAGTGTCTCCGGCTTGGCGGTCTTGTGCTCCGGAATGATCACGATCGTCGCCGGTCCGATCGTCACCCGCGGGTCCTGGTAGGGCGTGCGCTTGACGCCGCGGGTCACCATCAGGCGCAGGTGCACGCCGTCGCGCATCGCGTTGGCCGCGAGCGTGTCGTAGATGGCCCGGGTCAGTCGTGCCCGATCGAGACCGATGTCGAGGGCGATCGCCCGGGCCCCCTCGTACAGGCGGTCGAGATGGGCATCGAGGAAGGCCGGATGCCCGTCGACCACCCGGAGCCCCTCCCAGACCCCGTCGCCGAGCACGAAACCGCTGTCGAATACCGAGACAACCGCTTCGGCACGCGGTTTGAGGGCGCCATTGATCCAGATGCGGATGTCGGCGTTGCGTGGGTCATCGTGGAAGTCATGGATGCTGGTGGCCATGTGTTGACGGGTCCGTCGGAGGGCGGGGGAGGCGGTGCCACCCCGGGCGTTGCCCGGGGCGGGGCCTACTCTAATGTCGCCTGGCGCCGCGTGCAGGGATGGGTTCATTGACTTCGCACCGGGCCGCCACTACCTTGACCGGCGACCCAGCGAAGACAAGGTGGCCTGCGGCAAACCGCCGGTCGAGCGTGTGACATGAGGACTACCCGTTTCCAGCGCTGAACACCTGCCCGAGGCCACCATCAAGGCGCCCTCGCGGCGCCTTTTTTGTTGCCCGTCCAAGGGCGAAGAACCCGCACATCCATGTGCGGACTTTCCAAAGCAAAAGCACCCATGATCACGATTACCCTTCCCGACGGCAGCCGCCGCGAATTCGACCAGCCCGTGTCCGTCATGGACGTGGCCCAGTCCATCGGCCCCGGCCTGGCCAAGGCCACCATCGCCGGCGCGGTCGATGGCAGGCTGGTCGATGCCAGCGACGTCATCGATCGCGACGCCAGCCTGCGCATCATCACCGCCAAGGACGAGGAGGGTGTCGAGATCATCCGCCACTCCTGCGCCCACCTGGTCGGCCACGCGGTCAAGCAGCTGTACCCGGACGCCAAGATGGTGATCGGTCCGGTCATCGATGAGGGCTTCTATTACGACATCTGGTCCGAGCGCCCGTTCACCCCGGACGACATGGCCGCGATCGAGCAGCGCATGAAGGAGCTGATCGACCAGGACTACGACGTGGTCAAGAAGGTGACCCCGCGCGAGGAGGTCATCAAGGTGTTCGCCGAGCGTGGCGAGGACTACAAGCTGCGCCTGGTCGAGGACATGCCCGACGAGAAGGCGATGGGCCTGTACTACCACCAGGAATACGTCGACATGTGCCGCGGCCCGCACGTGCCGAACACGCGTTTCCTGAAGGTGTTCAAGCTCACCCGCATTTCCGGCGCCTACTGGCGTGGCGACTCCAAGAACGAGCAACTGCAGCGCATCTATGGCACCGCCTGGGCCGACAAGAAGCAGCTTGCCGCCTACATCCAGCGCATCGAGGAAGCCGAGAAGCGCGATCACCGCCGCATCGCCAAGCAGCAGGACCTGTTCCACCTGCAGGAGGAGGCGCCGGGCCTGATCTTCTGGCACCCGAAAGGCTGGTCGATCTGGCAGGCGGTCGAGCAGTACATGCGCAAGGTGTACCGCGACAGCGGGTACCAGGAGGTGCGCTGCCCGCAGATCCTCGACGTGTCGCTGTGGAAGAGGTCCGGCCACTGGGACAACTACCAGGACAACATGTTCTTCACCGAGTCGGAGAAGCGCACCTACGCGCTCAAGCCGATGAACTGCCCCGGCCACGTGCAGGTGTTCAACCACGGCCTGCACAGCTACCGAGACCTGCCGATCCGCTACGGCGAGTTCGGCGCCTGCCACCGCAACGAGCCGTCCGGCGCGCTGCACGGCATCCTGCGCGTTCGCGGCTTCACCCAGGACGACGGTCACGTGTTCTGTACCGAGGGCCAGATCGAATCCGAGGTCACCGCCTTCCATACCCAGGCGATGCAGGTCTACGCGGATTTCGGTTTCGAGGACGTGCAGGTCAAGCTGGCGCTGCGTCCGGAACCGCGGCTCGGCGACGACGCCACCTGGGACAAGGCCGAGGAGGCCCTGCGCGCGGCCCTGCGTGCGGCCGGGGTGGAGTGGACGGAGCTGCCGGGCGAGGGCGCGTTCTACGGCCCGAAGATCGAATACCACCTGCGCGATGCGATCGGCCGTACCTGGCAGCTGGGCACGATGCAGGTCGATTTCATGATGCCGGGCCGGCTTGGCGCCGAGTACGTCGACGAGCACAGCCAGCGCCAGCATCCGGTGATGCTGCACCGCGCGATCGTCGGTTCGATGGAGCGTTTCATCGGCATCCTGATCGAGCACCACGCCGGCCAGCTGCCGACCTGGCTGGCCCCGGTCCAGGCGGTGGCCATGAACATCACCGATGCCCAGGCCGATTATGTGGATGAAGTCCGGAAATCCCTTTCAAATCAAGGATTCCGGGTCCAGTCCGATTTGCGGAACGAGAAGATCGGCTATAAGATTCGCGAGCACACGTTGCAGCGCGTGCCTTACCTGCTGGTGGTCGGTGACCGTGAGCGGGATAATGGCATGATCGCCGTGCGGGCACGAGGAGGGGAGGACCTGGGGACGATGACCGTCGCCGAGTTCGCCTCGCGTTTGCGCAGTGAGCAGGTTGGCGCGGTTTCTACCGAGTGATCCGCTGCTTCCTGGCGCCCGGCATGTGACGATTGGACCGGCCCGATTCCCCGCAGTTCCAGGGCCGGAACGCCCCTCATTGGAGATTGCACAATCAGTACCCCCGAAAAACCGAATCGCAGGAACCACGAGATCCGCGTACCGCGCGTCCGAGTGATCGGCAGCGATGGCGAGATGATCGGCGTGCTTTCGCGCGACGAAGCCCTGAGCATGGCCGGAGAGGAAGGCCTGGACCTGGTCGAGATCCAGCCCAACGCCGATCCGCCGGTCTGCAAGATCATGGACTTCGGCAAGTTCCGGTTCGACCAGCAGAAGAAGGCGGCCGAGGCCAAGAAGCGCCAGAAGCAGGTCGAGATCAAGGAAGTCAAGTTCCGCCCGGTCACGGACGAGGGCGACTACCAGATCAAGCTGCGCAAGATGCGTGCATTCCTGGAAGAGGGCGACAAGATCAAGGTCAACATCCGCTTCCGTGGCCGCGAGATGAGCCACCAGGAGCTGGGCCGGGAAATGGCCGCGCGGATCGAGGCCGACCTTGGCGAAGACATCGTGATCGAATCGCGTCCGCGCCTGGAAGGCCGGCAGATGGTCATGATGATCGCCCCGAAAAAGAAATAGCTTTCGCGCCACTGGTGCGACTGGCCAACCGTTCCCCTCTTCTGCTTGCGGGAGAGGGTCAAGGGTGAGGGGAGAAGGCGCCGCCACAGGCGCCTTCCGCTTTTGTCGAATGTCCCTAACCGGATGATTTGCAAGCAAATCCCGCAGCGGGCATAATACGCGGCCCGGTTCGCCGGGTTGGTTGTTTTTGTTGTACTCAGGACCTGTCGTGATCCCTTGTTGATCAACGACTTACAAGCCGGCTCGGGCAGGATGGAAAGCGTGGTCGCTCCCATGGGGATGTCGCCACCGCCCAGGTCAGTGATCCAATATCCGAAAGGACATCCCAATGCCCAAGATCAAGACCCACCGGGGTGCGGCCAAGCGTTTCCGCAAGACCGCCTCCGGCAAGTACAAGGCTGGCCACGCCAACCGTAGCCACATCCTCACCAAGAAAGCGACCAAGCGGAAGCGCAACCTGCGGCAGACGAACCATGTTCGTGCCGAGGATGCGGGCCGTCTGAACCGCATGCTGCCGTATCTCTGAGGAGGGCTGAAAAATGGCACGAGTCAAGCGTGGCGTCACTGCACGACGCCGTCACAAGAAGATCCTCAAGCAGGCCAAGGGCTACTACCACGCGCGCCGCAA from Lysobacter alkalisoli harbors:
- a CDS encoding pilus assembly protein, which codes for MNDPVTRSVPRAPRAHPLRAGLAACLLTTLALPVHAAVVIPDVPLQSGSTVSPNIMFILDDSGSMQSEVLPDESIDVVSRCSPNLDDRNANGIRCNNGTTSITNIGRVYPRIPTLYGAIFEGQGVGEYANAVADPGNVYGRILRTAMFNPQYYDPKVIYRPWVRSDGTSYPDANPAQAYWNPEDPDKGAVNLAGTLSYANVWWQRTDSSFCSTRACFVSRGSRDIKFNVYYEFTGDPASPQSKYNANNYVERTVSGAELQNFANWFQYYRSRILASRGGIGRAFSSLPDDPESGPRVGYATINTDGAVSRYIRPFAGTDRQAFYDSLYGGTIPNRGTPLRKALYDVGKHFETETGVDDPWRTGVGNASDPKHSEYLACRQNFAMLMTDGYWNGADSGLGNEDGTAGYPFSDGYGNTLADVAYHFWNKDLRADIPNEVPASPLNPNTHQHMVTYGIGLGVFGRYTPDYAFGEIGKTSGSLVWPDPFDASNPSAKIDDLLHAAVNSRGDFFSAGDPETFAEELTKTLSSIIERTASGSNVAANSVALRDETRIFQASYVGGQWTGQLASYPITANGVSATPSWRASDPGKIKPHTARRDRVFTPGGTFHGQRGDALGSVDGHGVADYLLGDRSGERSNDGPFRNRNTVLGDIIHSSPAFSSETATPALFVGANDGMLHAFHAENGEELFAYVPGPNLISNDKLKKLSDPDYSHEYYVDGPVTVSTQAKTPNKNLLVGTLGRGGRGVFALDVSSPSTFTAANVLWEASSTSAPTGWTAQDRADLGLILSRPLIVRTNARTGNQNSNLRPAMAIFGNGLNSESGNATLFAVDAETGQMMWSLPVDTTGDNGITSIQAWDEDGDGIHDYVFAADLKGNVWKFDLDYHDPGKWGLADGGQIQGQVRRAAGGNPLVATGRPITGGLQIAFDPMTYERWVFFGTGKYLEQSDTTSTGQQRWYGIKDTGSRITGDALLTERKIEIVGSHGGRKVRAFEPHAPLPDDSRGWYVNLEAPAPPAVTPPSERMVSDPLMVGRVLVTASILPDSDPCKAGGTGYMNAIDAFTGTSVRASFFDVNGNGSFDDDVLGVGDSSRPIGSVDLDIAMPTSPTVVESLLVAGGSLGTTGSVGINPQVIKGRISWREIIGD
- a CDS encoding type IV pilin protein, with translation MTRIHHARRQPRRPLSQMRGFTLIELMIVVGIIAILAAIAYPSYQEHIIKTRRSAGAGCLLEMAQFMERYYTTNMTYAAAELPQTACRFDTDDHYDYAVNVGGANAFSITATAKGAQEKDSKCGDLSVNQAGAKSVTGTYSASECF
- a CDS encoding GspH/FimT family pseudopilin produces the protein MRRNADGFTLVELVATVAVLAILLSLATPAFGRIAEHSRKTSALHRLTSSLALARISAVRLGIPITACPSHDGRSCRGDSDWSEGWIVYADPQRTSSPLDDSKVLEASDGLGSGIAVLGTVGRQRLRFSPHGWSAGYNQTVRLCSSDGRLLARLIVNNAGRTRTETPPEGTPCSV
- the uvrB gene encoding excinuclease ABC subunit UvrB, translated to MTDPHSIATLRDPDEASAPARFRLVSPYSPAGDQPQAIERLVAGFEGGLAHQTLLGVTGSGKTYTIANVVQQVQKPTLVMAPNKTLAAQLYGEFKAFFPDNAVEYFVSYYDYYQPEAYVPSSDTFIEKDSSVNEHIEQMRLSATKALLSRRDAIIVCTVSAIYGLGDPNEYFRMVLHMVRGERIDQRELIRRLTEMQYTRNDTELRRGTYRVRGEVIDVHPAESDDEALRIELFDGEIEQLTLFDPLTGETRDKLQRYTIYPGSHYVTTRRTVLDAINTIKEELRERLEQLYAANKLVEAQRLAQRTQFDLEMLAEVGYCNGVENYSRHLTGHMPGEPPPCLFDYLPPDALLVIDESHVTVPQVGAMYKGDRSRKETLVEFGFRLPSALDNRPLKFEEWEGRSPRAIFVSATPGPYELRHSGDEVIELVVRPTGLIDPQVEIRPVATQVDDVLGEITERVSWGDRVLITTLTKRMAENLTEYLGEHGVRVRYLHSDIDTVERVEIIRDLRLGKFDVLVGINLLREGLDMPEVSLVAILDADKEGFLRSAGSLIQTIGRAARNVRGKAILYADRITKSMKAAIDETDRRRQKQVEYNEEHGITPQSVNKAVADVMQGARTEPDAARSRGRGRRVAEETPDYATMEPKQVAARIKELEQKMYQHARDLEFEQAAAVRDEVHRLKEQGFAG
- a CDS encoding sulfotransferase, with the protein product MSALRIAMWSGPRNISTAMMRAWENREDCVVSDEPLYAAYLAMTGLDHPGRDEVIAAGESDWRQVAQTLTGPVPGNTPLWYQKHMSHHLLPGMDRDWIHGLINVFLIRDPAEVVASYLRSRATVAPEDIGLLQQVELYDALADAGTPPPVIDAGDFLRDPEAHLRALCGLLGIGFTQRMLHWPAGPRDSDGVWAPYWYDAVWKSTGFERPQSRDTHLTGHAREVAEACRPAYERLHALRLRP
- a CDS encoding aminotransferase class IV, encoding MATSIHDFHDDPRNADIRIWINGALKPRAEAVVSVFDSGFVLGDGVWEGLRVVDGHPAFLDAHLDRLYEGARAIALDIGLDRARLTRAIYDTLAANAMRDGVHLRLMVTRGVKRTPYQDPRVTIGPATIVIIPEHKTAKPETLETGLKLFTVHVRRGYPDVQDPKLNSHSKLNCITACIQATEAGADEALMLDPHGFVATCNSTHFFIVRKGEVWTSSGDYCLGGITRANVLRACHEAGIPAFEKNFSLTEVYGADEAFVTGTFAGVVPVRQIDGRVMGDGTPGPMVARLQDLYRDLVARDIAFRAGERLA
- the thrS gene encoding threonine--tRNA ligase, translating into MITITLPDGSRREFDQPVSVMDVAQSIGPGLAKATIAGAVDGRLVDASDVIDRDASLRIITAKDEEGVEIIRHSCAHLVGHAVKQLYPDAKMVIGPVIDEGFYYDIWSERPFTPDDMAAIEQRMKELIDQDYDVVKKVTPREEVIKVFAERGEDYKLRLVEDMPDEKAMGLYYHQEYVDMCRGPHVPNTRFLKVFKLTRISGAYWRGDSKNEQLQRIYGTAWADKKQLAAYIQRIEEAEKRDHRRIAKQQDLFHLQEEAPGLIFWHPKGWSIWQAVEQYMRKVYRDSGYQEVRCPQILDVSLWKRSGHWDNYQDNMFFTESEKRTYALKPMNCPGHVQVFNHGLHSYRDLPIRYGEFGACHRNEPSGALHGILRVRGFTQDDGHVFCTEGQIESEVTAFHTQAMQVYADFGFEDVQVKLALRPEPRLGDDATWDKAEEALRAALRAAGVEWTELPGEGAFYGPKIEYHLRDAIGRTWQLGTMQVDFMMPGRLGAEYVDEHSQRQHPVMLHRAIVGSMERFIGILIEHHAGQLPTWLAPVQAVAMNITDAQADYVDEVRKSLSNQGFRVQSDLRNEKIGYKIREHTLQRVPYLLVVGDRERDNGMIAVRARGGEDLGTMTVAEFASRLRSEQVGAVSTE
- the infC gene encoding translation initiation factor IF-3 encodes the protein MGDCTISTPEKPNRRNHEIRVPRVRVIGSDGEMIGVLSRDEALSMAGEEGLDLVEIQPNADPPVCKIMDFGKFRFDQQKKAAEAKKRQKQVEIKEVKFRPVTDEGDYQIKLRKMRAFLEEGDKIKVNIRFRGREMSHQELGREMAARIEADLGEDIVIESRPRLEGRQMVMMIAPKKK
- the rpmI gene encoding 50S ribosomal protein L35; translated protein: MPKIKTHRGAAKRFRKTASGKYKAGHANRSHILTKKATKRKRNLRQTNHVRAEDAGRLNRMLPYL